gggaggcttgcaagccgaaaaataccatcccaaccatgaagcacaggggccgcagcatcatgttgtgggggtgctttgctgcaggagggactggtgcacttcacaaaatagatggcttcatgaggcaggaaaattaggtggatgcattaaagcaacatctcaagacatcagtcaggaagttaaagattggttgcaaatgggtcttccaaatggacctgaccccaagcatacttccagatgtggcaaaatggcttaaggacaataaagcttgtggaaggctacccgaaacgtttgaccccaagttaaaccatttttacgcaatgctaccaaatactaattgagtgtatgtaaacttctgacccattgggaatataatgaaataaataaaagctggactaaatcattctctcaactattgttctgacatttcacattcttaaaataagtggtgatcctaactgacctaagacagtgaatttttattcagattaaatgtcaggaattgtgaaattgagtttacatgtatttggctaaggtttatgtaaacttccaacttaaaCTGTAAGTCTACGTATGGGTTGTTTTAGTTGCATCTCATTTACTTGATCAAAGTTCATGACATTTTCATATCTTTAATGCATCCAAATGAAACATAATACATTTTTAGGTACTCACATCAACCATTCCATTTGCATTTTCAAGAACTCTCCTCAGCTACGAAGCAGCTCTCCAAACATACTCCCAGCGGAACCCCAAAAAATTACTTTTGTTTCCCGGACAATGACACCGCCCGTGATATTCTTGCTCTGGAATGCGGTATTCCCAAAGACATCGTAAATCTCCTTTCAGTGTTTTCACAGAGGCCCACtttcagttcacacagacacaatagagtTATAAGAACcctctattctgttgcataaaacaaccatttgatgcaataaaagtATTAGAACAAtcttgtgtgtgtattgtgcatTGGAAGAATTGTAAATCCATTGTGAAAGGCTATGGAGTTTGCGTTGCAAACTATTCAGATGAAAGTTGTCCATATATTGCTATTttagtcaaataaaataaaatgttatttgtcacatgcttcatagacaacatgtgtagactaacagtgtagACATGTGTAGACTActtacaacatgtgtagactacTTACAGGTCCATTTCCAACAATAAAGAGTTGAAGATAAGATTTTGATTAAATAAAGAAAATGGAAATAGTGACACTAGAAATAAATACATAGTGAATAACTAATCAAAATAATAAGTAAaattaacatggctatttaaaaggagtagaaaataacatggttatatacagggagtaccagtactgagtcgatgtgcaggggtacgaggtaattgagatgtactgtacatatacagtacagtaggtatggataaagtgactaggcaacagaatagacaatagacaatagcagcagtgtatgttgtgAGTTTGaaagtgtatgtgtatgttttatGGTGTCAGTGtaaaaaaagggtcaatgcaggtagtccaggtagccattttaTTAGTTATTCAGCAGTCTTGTTTATAAGTCTTATGActagggggtagaagctgttcaggatccTGTTGGTGCATTGGTACCGCTTACCGGTAACACTTGTGGCTTTTtttgactggagtctctgacaattattgggtcttcctctgacacagcctggtatagagatcctgggcCATAtttaccctctgtagcaccttgtggTCAGATgctaagcagttgccataccaagcagtgatgcaggcagtcaagatgctctcgatggtgcagctgtataactttttgaggatctgaggacccatgtcaaatcttttcagcctcatgagggagagagggagaagaggcattgtcgtgctctcttcacgactgtgttggtgtgtttggaccatgatagtttgttggtgatgtggacaccaaggaacctgaaggtctcgacccactccactacagccctgtcgatgtgaatggggagTGGTGCTCggtcctccgtttcctgtagtccatgatcagttCCTTTGTAATActgactttgagggagaggttgttgaggTCTCCGGTCTCCTGCCTATAGGCTGTCTCCTTGTCAtcagtgatcaggtctaccaccattatgttgtcggcaaacttaattatagtgttggagtcgtgctaggccacgcagtcgtgggtgaacagggagtactaaGCACACACCCTGGAAGGGCcttgtgttgagggtcagcgtggcggatatgtttttttttcagtCCCAGGgaacttagcttagtgatgagatttgAGGGCACTATACCACCTATTGATTGTAACTGTGGATGCTATGTTGGTCTATGCTACATTTTGTCAAATGATTTGAAATATGCCGCCATCGGAGGCTATCGCTTGTGTATCTTTGCGACATTGGCGTTTACATTTGATTAATCATTTTTGTCAATTACAGTTAGTATCCTTTGACACTCTGGTAATGTTGAAGCTATGGTGAACTTGGGGTTGATCAATGTTTATTTTTGAGTAAATCTGGCTTTGATAATGGCTCGTGTCTACTCAGATTACCGACCTCATTGCAAATCATTGCACGAAACCCATTACTTATTCAGAGATCTCTAGAGTGTACAAAGAAAATCTGGTTGTGCAAAGAAAATCTGGTTTAGCATATTGAAACAAGAACACTTACTCAAATGAAATGGATTCACAAATAAATATTTGATTGAATTTGTTGTAGTCTGCTTTTGATTGATTGCATGTATATTGAGCTGATTAAAAGAGGAAGGGTGGGTTGTAAAAGCAGACTTTCATATCACAAAACAAACAGAATGCAATCAGATCAGATTAGATCTCGTACTATGCAAAAATCTACTCCTTGCATAATGCATTCGACGTTGTTTCAATATTGATAAAGAAAGATGCAAGAGATTCAGACACATTTTACATCACATCATATACTTTCCTCAGAGAGAGTGACATATAATAGCCCAAATGCAGTTAATTTTTCTTTCTCGCCTCTCCTGGCTGAGACTATACAAGCATAGCGGATGGCTAAGTGCATTGCTACAGCACTGTCCTATATATAAAAAGAGTGATAAGCATAAGAATGGGTACAACCAGATTTGCAATTTAAACAACATAAACATATTAATACTGTATAATCAGTCCTTGGGGTATAGAATATGTTTCTGCTGGCTACACTGATGTCTGCCTTTCTTGTTACACAAAGCAGGATTAGTACAGAAGAACTGTAGCGACTTGTACACAAACTTCTTCATGCCAGAATCGGGGTCCCAGTGGGTTGCTTTTTCTTgccaagaaaaagagagagagaaaaaaaaagacatCAACACAAATCCATACTGTCTCCTGCTGGGAgagctctctttttttctctttcttgttTGTCACCTGGGACTTGCTAGTTGCCACTCTAAGCCAAACTCAAAAAGACGCCAAATTATACAAAAAGTCCATGAATATAAAGTATAGAACGTACACCTGAAGTGAGACAACTTTATCTGTTTGTAACTGCTTATTAAGTTTGAAGTCAACGTTGGTTGTCAGGTCGTTCAGAATACACAATATTGTTCAAATACACTTCCACTATTTGGAGTTTTATTACAGAATCAAATTTCATTTTAAATCCACACATTTTGAGTGTACATCCTGGTCATATTGATGAGCTGACCAACCATGTTCTGACATCtcccatacctgtacacaacacatAGAGATGTTATCAACAGGCACCACTCTCTGAGGGTGGTCTCCGTCTCAGCAGAAATACATTGTAATTTCACACAACAGTAATAACACGTTCAAATAAATAAACAACTAATGGAAAAAGAGTGGAGAGATATCCTCTGGTAAAGCATTAAGGATACACACAGTAGCTTTCACatgaagacagagggagcaaCGTCATAAAAAAAAATAGTTATTAGTTATGTACATTCCTTTGAGTAGATTTCTTGACTTGAGATGAGACAAACCTGTTGCAAGGTGAGCAAATTAATAAGCTGCAACGCACAGTCACAGTGGATAGAAAGAAAGAGGATAAGGAGGATAAATGAACTAGCGTTGGTCCTACAGGTCAACCCTCATCTTTAGCTGTATTGTCCTCCAGATCCTCATCGCTGTCTACATCACTGTAGACTGTCTTCTTGACCTTCgtctttctgcttctctcctccttcatcctcTGTTTCCCCTGCTTTGTTGCCATTTTCACTGAAAAGAGAGGATTAAGAAAGGAACAAAAGAGAGTTGCCATTTACTTTTTATAATGACAACCAGATATTAGTTTGTCCTGTCATTGATCTTTGTGAAAATAAATCATTTCAAGCTACTCAAAATCTAAATAATGTTGCTTGATAACTTGGGTTTTCAGAGATTATTTTGAGGTCACAACGGCTGGGTCTCACCTGCTGATGAAACCAACTGATTGTCTCGACCTCCGTCATCACGGATGGCAGTGCTGTCCTGTTTCACCTCATCATCAATGACAATCCTTTGTCGTGCACTCTCAAACACAGACTTGAGAACAATCGAGTCCTCAAATATCTatggcaaacacacacaacattaaCCAAATTAGCCTCTCACAATCATTAGCTGGGGGCATCATGGTATGTGGATTTCATGTAGAACCATAGGCAGTGACATGAATTCCAGTGGCCCTAGATCACATCCCTGAGGCACACCTGAGATCCCTCCAGGTTGAAGGTCTGGGCATTGTGACACAGCAGTATGATATCTTTCTCCAGATCTCCCACACTCCTGTACTTATGATTGCGCACACGCTCCTACAAAAAACAACATATGGTCAGAAAACATGTATGCTCATAAATACAGTGTATATTAGTACCTGAATCCAACATCATAGAAAAGTTTGCTCAGATGAAGATGGAAtatgcattttttttttgtttatGACAACCACAGGGTTGTCGAGGGACCATTGGACACATGAAAGGCTAGCACTGCCATCTGTGACTTTGTTAACAGGCCTAGGTCCAGTTGGTATGAGGGAAGATTTAAGGGTTAGTGTTGAGATTTGGTAGTGAGCAACCAGAAGGCTGATTGGTGGGTTGGTTCTGCGCTGAATTGGTATGTGGTAAGATGTGGGTGGGTTGGTGTCGTGCTGAGTCTATAGATTGCAGTGTAGAGCAGGGGTGCTCAATCTAGGGGGTGCGCCCCCCCGTGCCAATGTTTCCTGTTGGGGCTTGAGTCCTGACATATTTTTTTTGAGGGGGATGATCAAAataatatatatctacagtaccagtcaaaagtttggacaccttctcatccaagggtttttctttattttgtctatgttctacattgtagaataacagtgaagacaacaaaactatgaaataaaacatattgaatcatgtagttaccaagaaagtgttaaacaaatccaaatatgttttatattttagattcttcaaagtagccaccctttgccttgatgacagctttgcacactcttggcattctctcaaccagcttcacctgggatgcttttccaacagtcttgaaggagtttctacatatgctgagcacagctgtcatcaaggcaaagggtggctactttgaaaaagctcaaatataaaatatatttggatttgtttaacacgttcttggttactacatgattccataggtgtcatttcatagttgtgatgtcttcactattattctacaatgcaaaaaagtaaaccctggaatgagtaggtgtgcccaaataTAAATACAGGTGCATAATGAGAGATACTAATTAATTGTGATGCTGATATAGGTTATATAAAATGCAATATGAACAGAAAATGGTGTGTTCCCAAATCTCTGCATTTAATAGGAATTACTTTTTAAGATGGCTACCTGTTCTACACAAAAAGTCAGGCTATTTGCATTAAAATAGCCTACTGTTTTTGTGGAGGCCTGTATTCCAATTCATTGGGATGCTGTTATGAACTATGAAGGGTTATATCAAATGCAATATGAAAATGTAAAATGCTATGTATTTGTGTCTAATTTGATCAAATGTTAAACAGGGGACCCTGTGTGAAAAAGGTTGGGAATCTCTGGTGTAGAGGGTCCACTGAGCCTACCCTGATCCTCCTGAAGTCCACAGGCTTTCGGATCAGCTCGTAGTACTCTGACACCTCCTTCCTTGAAGGCAGTTGGATGAAGCCTTTGCTGATCTGACGGCCCAACCTGGAAGCATTTAGCACAGGCCCTGTTACGGACCAAAAACACACAGACCTCTCCAGACAATAGTATGTGATTTGTTTCAAATACTTTCAGGGTTTGattgagcctgcctggagtgGCAGATTGGCCAGATTTAGTTCCATTGTACCAATCAAGTGCAgccaaagtatttgaaagaaaacacactaggtcgatagatagatagatagatagatagatagatagatagatagatagatagatagatagatagatagatagatagatagatagatagatagatagatagatagatagatagatgaaaTATACTTGTGCGGAAAAATTCCAGAACTGAAGGTGGCAGTGTGCACCCTTTTAGTTTGTTTGCCAACTCATAGAAATAGTAGAATAAGTAAATGGACCatctcaaaatatatatatttatatatatatttttttttttacatctaagTAATTTAATCTCACCCATCTTTGTAGTTGATGACCATATCCACCAGTGTGCTCAGCTGCTTGGTGAGCTCGGGGGGGTTGGGGAGCAGCTTCTCTGCAGGAGGTCGTCCCCGGCGCTTCTTGACCTTTTCTCCTTCAGCCTCCTGGCTGGAGTCTCGTGACTCTAAGTCTTTGTTGCCGTGGTGATCACCTTTCCGTTTCTTCAGGCTGATGTCCTCTTCCATGTCCTCCAAGACCCCGTTCTCCTCCACcttgaggaggaggaagaagttCTTCAGAATTCAAAGATGACTGCAATATACTTATACACTAAAACTGAAAATAGTTCACAAATAGTAAGATAAATCATTGGTGTATAGGTCTATTGAGGTCATCTTTGACTTCTGGGACTTTATTTTTGTCAAAATCTGTTTGTGTAAACAATTTAAATCTCATTTGGtacttgctcccagacaaacaaaacaacttctttgcttgcATTGAggtcaatacagtgccaccgacatggcccgctaccaaaagctgtgggctctccttcaccacagccaacgtgagtaaaaattttaaatgtgttaaccctcgcaagactgccggcccagacggcatccagaCGGCATCCATACGGCATCCCTAGCCTCAGAGCATCCACAGACAAgcaggctggtgtgtttatggacctattcaatcaatccctatctcagtctgctgttcccacatgcttcaagagggtcaccattgttcctgttcccaagaaagcaaaggtagctgagctaaacgactatcgccccgtagcactcatttccgtcatcatgaagtgttttgagagactagtcaaggatcatatcaccttcactctacctgacaccctagacccactccaatttgcttactgccccagtAGGTCAACAGACAACGAAATCTCAATCACAATGCTCACTGCCCTAATCCATCTGctcaagaggaatacctatgcaaGAATGATGTTTATCGaccacagctcagcatttaacaccatagtaccctccaaactcgtcattaagctcgagaccctgggtctcgaccccgccctgtgcaactgggtcctggaattTCTGACGGGACCTTCCCAGGTGGTAAGggcaggaaacaacatctccaccccgcagatcctcaacactggggccccacaagcgtgccttctcagccctctcctgtactccctgttcacccatgactgtgtggccatacacctccaactcaatcatcaagtttgcagacgacactacactGGTAgggttgattaccaacaacgacgaggcggtctacagggaggaggtgagggctctcggggtgtggtgtcaggaaaataacctcacactcaatctCAACaatacaaaggagatgatcgtggccttcaggaaacagcagagggagcacccccctattcatgtcgatggaacagtagtggagaagatggaaagttttcatttcctctgcgtacacatcacggacaaactgaaatggtccacccacacagacagcgtggtgaataaaggggaggcttgcaagccaaagacaCCATCCcacccgtgaagcacgggggtagcagcatcatgctgtgggggtgctttgctgcacgagggactggtgcacttcacaaaacagatagCATCATGAAGaattgaaaattatgtggatatattgaagcaacatctcaagacatcagtcaggaagttaaagcttggttgcaactGGGTCAaataagtgcaccagtccctcctgctgcaaaaaacccacacaacatgatgccaccacccccgtgcttcacggttgggatggtgttcttcggcatgcaagcctgcccctttttcctccaaacataacgatggtcattatggcctaacagttctatttttgtttcatctgaccagagaaaaTTTATCCAAAAtgtactatctttgtccccatctgCAGTTCCAAACCATAGTttggctttttatggtggttttgaagcagtggcttcctccttgctgagcggcctttcaggttatgtcaatataggactcgtttactcGTTTTACAGTTTacattgactcaaatgatgtcaattagcctatcagaagcttctaaagccatgccatcactttctggaattttccaagctgtttaaaggcacagtcaacatagtgtatgtaaacttctgacccactggaattgtgatatagtgatatgtgaaattatctgtctgtttatttattttttatttcacctttatttaaccaggtaggcaagtagagaacaagttctcatttacaattgcgacctggccaagataaagcaaagcagtctgacccaaacaacaacacaaagttacacatggagtaaaacaaacatacagtcaattatacagtagaaaaataagtatatataaaagtgagcaaatgaggtgagataagggaggtaaaggcaaaaaaaggccatggtggcgaagtaaatacaatatagcaagtaaaacactggaatggtagatttgcagtggaagaatatgaaaagtagagatagaaataatggggagcaaaggagcaaaataaataaagaaataaattaagtagggggagaggtagttgtttgggctaaattatagatgggctatgtacaggtgaagtaatctgtgagctgctctgacagctggtgcttaaagctagtgagggagatacggtggggcaaaaaagtatttagtcagccaccaattgtgcaagttctcccacttataaagaagagagaggcctgtaattttcatcataggtacacatcaatTATGACAGAAAAAATctggaaaaaaatccagaaaatcacattgtaggacttttaatgaatttatttgcaaattatggtggaaaataagtatttggtcacctacaaacaagcaagatttctggctctcacagaccttctttaagaggctcctctgtcctccactcattacctgtattaatggcacctgtttgaatttgttataagtataaaagacacctgtccacaacctcaaacagtcacactccaaactccactatggccaagaccaaagagctgtcaaaggacaccagaaacaaaattgtagacctgcaccaggctgggaagactgaatctgcaataggtaagcagcttggtttgaagaaatcaactgtgggagcaattattaggaaatggaagacatacaaaaccactgataatctccctcgatctggggctccacgcaagatctcaccccgtggggtcaaaatgatcacaagaacggtgagcaaaaatcccagaaccacacgtggggacctagtgaatgacctgcagagagctgggaccaaagtaacaaagcctaccatcagtaacacactacgccgccagggactcaaatcctgcagtgccagacgtgtccccctgcttaagccagtacatgtccaggcccgtctgaaatttgctagagagcatttggatgatccagaagaagattgggagaatgtcatatggtcagatgaaaccaaaatattactttttggtaaaaactcaactcgtcgtgtttggaggacaaagaatgctgagttgcatccaaagaacaccatacctactgtgaagcatgggggtggaaacatcatgctttggggctgtttttctgcaaagggaccaggaagactgatccgtgtaaaggaaagaatgaatggggccatgtatcgtgagattttgagtgataacctccttccatcagcaaggacattgaagatgaaacgtggctgggtcttccagcatgacaatgatcccaaacacaccgctcgggcaatgaaggagtggcttcgtaagaagcatttcaaggtcctggagtggcctagccagtctccagatctcaaccccatagaaaatctttggagggagttgaaagtgtGTGTTGCTcatcaacagccccaaaacatcactgctctagatgagatctgcatggaggaatgggccaaaattccagcaacagtgtgtgaaaatcttgtgaagacttacagaaaacgtttgacctctgtcattgccaacaaagtattgagataaacttttgttattgaccaaatacgtattttccaccataatttgcaaataaattcataaaaaatcctacagtcatagttgaagtgtacctatgatgaaaattacaggcctctctcatctttttaagtgggagaacttgccagTCTCCAGCGagctgacaatactttttttgccccactgtaagtgttACCAGTTTcaaagat
The Oncorhynchus gorbuscha isolate QuinsamMale2020 ecotype Even-year linkage group LG20, OgorEven_v1.0, whole genome shotgun sequence DNA segment above includes these coding regions:
- the LOC124007403 gene encoding probable global transcription activator SNF2L2 isoform X1, producing the protein MATVDIKTCRGRRAWGLTERNETAAEARGQGEKCLLQPATLSQTAAAADPATTHPDPQRQTADCRQVEENGVLEDMEEDISLKKRKGDHHGNKDLESRDSSQEAEGEKVKKRRGRPPAEKLLPNPPELTKQLSTLVDMVINYKDGLGRQISKGFIQLPSRKEVSEYYELIRKPVDFRRIRERVRNHKYRSVGDLEKDIILLCHNAQTFNLEGSQIFEDSIVLKSVFESARQRIVIDDEVKQDSTAIRDDGGRDNQLVSSAVKMATKQGKQRMKEERSRKTKVKKTVYSDVDSDEDLEDNTAKDEG
- the LOC124007403 gene encoding probable global transcription activator SNF2L2 isoform X3, translating into MKRLAARCYAGLLILSPPAAAAADPATTHPDPQRQTADCRQVEENGVLEDMEEDISLKKRKGDHHGNKDLESRDSSQEAEGEKVKKRRGRPPAEKLLPNPPELTKQLSTLVDMVINYKDGLGRQISKGFIQLPSRKEVSEYYELIRKPVDFRRIRERVRNHKYRSVGDLEKDIILLCHNAQTFNLEGSQIFEDSIVLKSVFESARQRIVIDDEVKQDSTAIRDDGGRDNQLVSSAVKMATKQGKQRMKEERSRKTKVKKTVYSDVDSDEDLEDNTAKDEG
- the LOC124007403 gene encoding probable global transcription activator SNF2L2 isoform X2; amino-acid sequence: MHLGSKLMKRLAARCYAGLLILSPPAAAAADPATTHPDPQRQTADCRQVEENGVLEDMEEDISLKKRKGDHHGNKDLESRDSSQEAEGEKVKKRRGRPPAEKLLPNPPELTKQLSTLVDMVINYKDGLGRQISKGFIQLPSRKEVSEYYELIRKPVDFRRIRERVRNHKYRSVGDLEKDIILLCHNAQTFNLEGSQIFEDSIVLKSVFESARQRIVIDDEVKQDSTAIRDDGGRDNQLVSSAVKMATKQGKQRMKEERSRKTKVKKTVYSDVDSDEDLEDNTAKDEG